Within Anopheles ziemanni chromosome 2, idAnoZiCoDA_A2_x.2, whole genome shotgun sequence, the genomic segment CTCCAGAGGGCCGCCGTGTTCGATCTAGAAATTGGATTGGTCTCTTCGTGagcaatgaaacgaaaaaggcACAAACCTCACCGCGATAAGTAACTTACCCGACACGTTCCCGGAACAAGGGACTGATTGTTTCTGGTGCACATGACCTTGTTACTACTTTGTAGCTCACAGGAACTGCTATCGGCTCGCATTCGCGTCAAGACCAAGGTGTTGTCTGTGGTAAACATATTCCAAGATCGTTTATGAAAGGATTGGTGAAGTGAAAATGACGATTTGATGACGatgaaatagttttaaattgTACAGGATAATTGGTTATACCTGTCACTAAACAGGTTGATTTTGTTAGTAGTCTAaaaggttccttttttttttgtaaaaaatattacgTAGTCTATCAGTTAGTTTGATCTACTTACTGCTGGAATTCGGTGCATCTTCCATGACAAAGTTGTTCATATTATAAGGACCCAGTCCGGCCATTTCATAGAACGGTAGCTCCACCGATTCCGTGTTCATAATACAGGCTGGCAATGCGTTTGGTTGAATACTGggagtagaaaaagaaaataacggaATTAGACTGGGTCACTTAATGGCCGATCGGTAGAATGTTTTTCTACTTACTTAACGTTCGTCTGCAACTTCACAAGTGCAATGTCGTTCTCTACCACGGCATCGTTTCGGTAGTTCGGGTGTTTGATAAACCGTTCAATTTTGATAACCTGCGCATGCGGATGATCCTGAAAGATGTCCAAATCGCCTACCTTGACGTAGTCTGGCGTTTTGTTCAGAACGAAACGATCGCAGTGCGCCACCGTGAGCACGTAGTTTTCGTTGATCAGCACCCCGCCGCAGTTCCACTGTATCCGCCCGTTAGCGGTGCTGTAGCCCAGGTAGACGCGATGCTTCGCCACCGTTTCCAGGTCCATGTAGCTTTTCTCCGGCTCGACGAACAGCTTGTCACCGAGGCGGTTCGCGATCATTGCCGTCTCGATCTCGCGCTGGTTGAGGTGGCGTGCAGAACaggctgtttgtttttcgagtACAATCGTCAGTGGCAGTTAGCTACATAGTTACCAGCTCGCATCAAGTTCACTCACCTCTGGAGTCGTACGAGTTGCCCGTTTCCGTTTGTATCCAGCTAATGTAGGACGATACCCGAGTGTAGACGGCCGGCGTACCGGTGCCACAGAATCGCCCGAACGAGGTAACGCCCACGATGAACGGCACCAGTCGGTTGTTGGCCATCAGCTTGATCTGGAGTGGCCCACCGGAATCGCCGTAGCACGTGTCCATCCTGGGATCCGATGCACACATCTGCTGCTCGATTAGTCCCTGGCGACGACGGCGGGCGGCTGGGTAGAATTGAGTGCACGCGGCGTTAGTGACCGGCGAGAGCTCTACCTTCAAGAGGATCGGTGTACGTTCACCGGCGAATCGGGTTAAGCCGAACCCAGCCGCTTCCATCCGACGGAACGGTATACGCGACCCGGTCCAGAGGCAGCCGGGTAGTACGGCACTGGTTAGTGTGGCGGCGCGGTCGAGCGTAACGAGCGCTATGTCGTGGTATTCGGCACGGAACTCGTGCTCCGGATGGCGCTTGAAGCTCTCGATACCGAACTCTTGCGCAAACTGGTTTTCTGGATCGTACAGTCTAGCCGTAATGTCAATCACTCCTAAACGAACGATGGTTGGCGGTATGCTGCAAGTTGAAGGACATATACGATAATAATAGAATCTCAGAAATGATAATACGCCATCGCAGGTTAAACCGGGTACGTCACTCTGTGACATTTATGCAATTTCCTTCCGTATTTTTCGTGGCTTGCTAGGGTTCATGGGCTTAAACGCATCACTTACCCGTCGTCATTAACCGCACAATGGGCAGCGGTAAGGACGTGGCGTGGAGTGATTAGGGATCCACCGCAATCGAAGCTAATCGAGCCATTGGCCAGCGGCCAACCGATCGCGGCCATATGTGCGAATTCACCCTGTCTGACCGGAACGCCGTAGATCGGATACACGAGATAGTAATCACCATACTTGTGGTAGCGCAGGTGACAATCTGGAACAGCAGGCGGTGAGCGATAAATCCCTCTAATTAGATAGACCCAGACGCGCTCCGATCGATAGAACGACGACTACAAACTCACCATTCAGTGTCTGGCGTACCGTCGGCATAAACGCTTTGTTGATATCCGTCGGGAATATCTGTTCCGCCGGTTGAATCCGACAATGGGCAACGTGAAGGAAACCGAATAGCACAGCCAGCAACAACCTGCGATTGCTTTCCGGCTTGCGGATGGATTTATTAATCCCCGCCATCACTACTGCGCCTGACAGAAGCACCGTCTTCTAAGGAAGCGACCGGTCGTGCTCACAGTTAGCTCGATACTGGATCCGTCCAAAACGGTTTCCCCCCGTCGAGAGTATAAACATCCGCATCTCTACACGCACACAATAACTTTACCCGGACGACGAAGATCAACACCTTCTCGCGGGGCGACGATCGACGATTTGATCGTGATGCATTTTTATGTCGGTCGTTTCAGGGAACTTTTTGGACCGAATGATGACCGAggggtagtggtggtggtattgTTGactagtttttaaattttttctgAATGATAGCCATTGATTCACACAGAAACCCATGTGTAATTAGTGTGGCGACGTTGTGTGAAACCACATTAGCCGAGACATCTTGCTCCAAAGACTGGTAATTAACTTCAAACCGATGTGTGTAGGGAATTACATTCACGCTGCAAAAtattatattgtttttttgtgatttcatgtgattttttcttttatgtgatagaaaaacaattaaaatttaaattattctaaTGGAGTGTGCTGATGTAATAACAAAAAGCCCTCGGATACCAAATAGAAAACATGAACCCGATGAAACCGAACAATCAAATTATTACCTCATCTTTTCATGCATATTGTGAAAACAATAAAGCATAGCCAACTAATCCTAATTATTATTCGTTTCGCAAATTTTATGCATATCTATTTTTTGATCtaactatttttaattttcgggCAATTTTAAACTCACAGCCCGAGTAAGCTGATGCGttgaaaatatgataaaattGAACTGTGAATGTGGAGTTGTTAGCTCTCTACTTGTATGGTCTGTCCCacttaagaaataaaatgatgATAGAAATTCAGCGAGCTAAGAAGTAGGCCGGGGATTTCCAACTACGACAACGAACTGACATCATTTCAGCTGGAAATCAAACATCTTTATTTGCTTAAATTTTGAATCGTCGCAAAAGCTTcgaaaaacatcgttcaatTTCAATGATGACAGCTTATTACATTCTTTATTAAGTACATTGAAGCCAGAAATTCggttttatcatttattttaagtatttaaatcaatcacCGATCCAAAAATCATACATTTAGTTGTGATCTTGTCttaatatttaaatcaaatcCTCTGTCATGTTAATAAACATTTCCGAATCATGTAAAACGTGTGAGGTTAACCTTGAGCTGCCACCGAACATTCGCCACTGCCCTCTGGGTGGTTTCATATTAGGCAAAACCATCTAACTGGTTTTTGGTCGGGAAGAACGAACGAATACTCTGGGAATTTTGGTCGTTTCCACGTGCTCACGATCAGTGACGTCGGTTCCGCGGTGGGAAGGTTCAACGCAATTGATCTTGCTCGACGTCTTCTCCAGTTAGTAGCGGCTAAAACAACCTGTAAAATGAAAGGACATAAAAATGCGAGCAACAGGAAAACACATCCATGTgtgtttaacacgttaagcgctacgcgcAAATTGTACTACTtcccgttctgccagcgattcgtagaaacgccggcctaatcaacgggctctgtcggcctgagcagaccgacgccggcttacggggaagaacactgtcggccccacggggccgacgtagcgcttaacgtgttaacgaATGGTCGTAAAACggattcgttttattttggcTTACCAGCAGCATCTAGCGGAAGATTGGTGACCGTTTCCAGCCACTCGTAGTAGGAACCGTAGCGTGTGTAAACGGCCGGACTTTTGACACCACACGCCTTCCCAATCGATCGGTGGCCAATCAGGAAGGGTACTCTTTTCCCGTTTTGCGTGACCGTGTACTGCAGCGGTGAGCTGTGCAGGGTCTAAATAAAGATGCAAATCATCTCATGTGGTTAGCAGACAAGCGGGAAGGAAGAAACTTGCTAAATAACACCAATTGCTACACTTACCGAGCATTCCTTCGTGTTTGGGTTCATCGCACAGAAACAACATAGCAGCACGCCAAAGCGTAGCTTCGGAATGGGATTGTAGTATTCGTGGCACTTGTCGGATGCCACCACGTCCAGGTCCGTCGTTTGCAGTGATAGCCCGCGACCATTCGAACCATCCCCTACCAGCTGCACCGTGCCCCGCTGGATGTGCGGTCGTAGAACGCAAGCCGGTTTGAACGTGCCGGGATTGACGCTGTCGGGGTTTCTATCCAGGAAAAAGATGGCCATATTGTGGTACTCGAACTGCGGTTTGTAGCGATAGTGCAGCGTGTGGTTGGCGATGCGAAGGTTCAGGGCGTTGTTTGTGCCCGCCCCGAAGCGTGCCGTGTCGAGCGGTGGTTGATTCTTTCCCGTGGCACAGTGTGCCCCGGCCACCACGATGTTCCGGCCGAGGTACGACCCACCGCATCGGAACTCGCGCGTTCCATCTGCACGGGTAGAACCAAGAAGCACCTGCGTTCATACCGATATCATAATTTTAAAAGGGGTTTTGAATGTTTGCCCTCTTGACTTGATTTTATGAACTTACAATGTGCGACGTTTCGTCGTTGCTTTGAGATGCCGCTCTTTGACCAACAGTGGCCTGAGGATGTAATGTGAGAAACACGTAAAGCAAcgaaaacagcaacaacgCGAACGACCTCATCTTGCCACCACGATCGAAACACGAAGACTGCGTGCAACGGACGCGACAGAACGTACCTGGAACCTGTCGGATCTGGTTGTTCAGAGGTATTGGTGATGGGACATCCCCCGCCGGGGGTTGGTTCAACACTCGTGCATAGTATCATGTGTTGCTGAACCGGAATTGTCAGCCAGACTAGTTTACTACGTTCAATCCGTGCCAAGTAAATGGGATGGGGTCAAATGGTTTACAAGATTGGCAACCATTCTGAGATAAGTACCGCGAAAAAAGAGAAGCATTGTTCACATCCTCAATGAATGAGAAATTTGTGCTTGCGAAAAGCGGTTCTAGCGTCAACATTAtaatataaaaaatcaaattaatgcATAAATCCAAGTGCAGAGCTTTATTGTTTTTAGTGCGATTTATAAAGATGTACGGAAAAACCAAagcgtttgtttcgtttttaattaGTTCGAATTACGTTAATTTGAGagtttattatatttattttaaagtagCCATAAATAGAAACTCGAAATTCATCAATATGTTGAGATAATTTATGCCTtcttttatgaatttatgaaacaccacaccacaggtgtgggatcgaatctcgagtctggcaccctccagtattacgaacggctgaccaccgatctataatataccgtctttcggtcacacaaactctcttcggagggaggccttgtcccactaggggatgtcgtgccacttaaataaaaaaaaataaacaaataaaatttgttcgtatgtttttataatttttaccatttgttcaataaatatgttttgggccataggatatttttatgttttgcttaaTGCAACATCAATTAAAGCTAGTGTTTaacaaattcattcattcataacAAGTTAAGTATATAACGGAAATTAAATATTGCATAGGTTATACTTTTTATAAGTATTCAAGTAAAACTCCGAAAATCCattgacattttattttcattgataATTATAATTACGGTTCTTTAAACGGTAATAAGTGTAGGAATATCCTTTTGAACTACATAGAATGTTCGTTTCTCTCCAAGAAGACCCCAGATTACTGCAATATTCTCGATCACAAAATTGACCGGAATGGTGCAGATTACACCTACTGCACATAGTAGAAAGTATCGTAGCTTAAACCGTAACAGTGAGAACGACTTGATCATACCGAATAAGTACATGTAAATTGTAACGCTGGTGATAAACGCACAAACCATATCGAGCAGTTTGGAAGATGGTATGGGGTAGATGGTAGCAAGCACTAAGTTTAACGACGACAGGGGCAGCGTGATCCAGGAGCACAGGTTGATGCCGAGCAGGAACTTGTTGTACAGCGGGATCGCCGATGAACAGACCACGAGCAGAATGCCCTGAAGCCAGCGTTTCCTCTGCCGGAGCAAATCTTGCAGGGTGAAAGGGGACTTTTCGTGCATTTCTCCTTCGATGAAGTTAAAAGTGTAGCCGCGGGCGAAGGCTCGCATCGCGAAATAGCAATCCTCCGCTACGGATCCCTCAGGACCGTGATCGAATGAGACATCCTTTTCGGCAACCAGCTGCGTCACCACGTACGATCCTTTCCAGCCGAACAACGGCCTATGGAACAGCTTGAACTGCAACCGCAGCTTCCCCATATCATCCGACACTCGGTAGCTATCCGCTAGCGTTGTCAGCCAGTTGACTATGGGTTCGTTTGCGTAGGTAATCATCCCCTGCCCAAACGGGTGCTTCCCGTCCAGCACAAAGTTTATAATGCCCCGCACGCTATCCTTCGTCAGCAGGGTTTCTTCGTCCAGGTGCACTACCCAGTGTTCGTCATGTAACACATTGACTTCATCCTCGAGGCAGTACTGCAGTGCACGCGCTTTGAACAACGCACCAGTTTTCGTGTGATAACGAGGTGGCACTATGATCTCGCGAATCCATCGATCGCGCCCGAGCCCAATCGGCCTGTCGGTGATGACTTCGATGTGGAACTTTTCCAGACCCGTTTCGAGACAAGTGTTCAAGTTCCGAAGGACGTTTCTCCTTACCAGGTTCGGATAATCACCGCGCGTCACGACTCGCACACAGATCGGCGGGCAATACAATGGAGAACCGTTGAGGATAACCTGATCCGGAAAAGCATTATAAAGCACCAGCCCGAATAAATTGAACAGCGTCTGCGGCAGGGCTAGGATGATTGGTAGTCGCAGAAGATATAGTATCCACGTGCCCAACACTCCGTAGCTAACCCATGGATCAAAGGAGTCAAAAGTGCTGTCGTCCTTACTTCCGGAATACAGCATAAACATCACAACTATCGAAAATAGCAGCAGACAATGTAGGACATGCTTCATGATGGAATTCAACATGTTGCAACAGCATTCTGTCCGGTTTCGATCATCCTCACACAGATACTTCTCTTCTtcaatctttcttttttcgtagGGTTCGTCTCTTGTTTGACTTTTGCTACATTTGAACGTTCTGTTGATTTTTAGATTTGAGTaactttgaaaaaatattatggTTGCTTTGATGTAACTGATGCATAGCGAGGCGTACGTAGATAATAttgtaaaaatgatttaaaaaggaGGCACATAACTCCGCAAAGGGTCCCAAAGGTCTACAAACTGTTGGGTTCCGAATTGAAGTAATCTGCCTGTGACCCGTTACAATGCTTGTAAGTAGGTCGAAATTTGAGATAAATCATTTTATCTTGCATTGTTTTGCTAACCTATAACTTGTTATCAATAGCTAATGCCCTGCACTATCATTAAACTTATGCTATATAACAAAAGATATGTTCGATTCAATTTGTGATAAGCTTACGATTGCATGAATGTCCAGATATAGCTCTATCACAAGATAAGCCAAAAAGTGAAGATCATCTCAACAAGCTATTTGTCTGATAAGAACAATAAGTGCAACTTAGGCGTGTGGGAGCTTAACGATTCGTTCGATTGTCATTTTTATTGACAAGTTTTTTAATCTTATCGCTACAAAATAACCCTAGCCCTGGGGGAATGTAAGCTATTTTGatcatttgtttggttttcagAAGGACtgactttattttctttttcttccgtaATAACCTCGTCCATCAGATTAAGGTAGTGAACTTTGGGCAATCATTGCTTGCGTCAGACGGCGACGATTTGGCTCAGTGCATCAGTAAGTGGTTGGACGTTCCTCTCAATCCACCGTTGGTTGGCCATCAGCTGGTAATCGATCTCCGATGCAGCTGATGGAGCGAACTGTGATACTGCCGACGACAGCAGACTAATGTCGGACGGGTCCGTTACGTAATGGGATACCTCCAGGAGGAATTTGGAAATCGTAGTGGGATTTAAATTGGAGCtggaaaagagaagaaattgGGATTGAACATAAGATAATTTTGGTTCGATTCATCTCGAGTCTAACGAGTAACTTACCTCTGACGTCGGGAGAGGTCCGAGGTGAGTGATTGAATCAAATCCCCAGGAGCAACCTTGGATCCCACGATCAAACGGTACAGAGCGTTTGTACGTTCTGCTTCGTCGAGATCAAACAGGTATCGGACACCTTGAACATTTTTACCCGTGCAGTCTACCGTTTCCCGAATGTATTTCCTCGCGAACGGATCATCTGCTTGGCTTTCCATCTCATAAGACATTTGTTCCGCAAACTCTTTTCGTTCGTCGGCTCTGGCCAAGCGGAGTCCACTGCACACCAAGGCACGATCGTTGGCGTTGTAGAAGTTTTCGACACTTCTTGCTTTAACATTGACACTGGCCATGGCGGCGCTCTTGCAGGATTCGCTAGCACTGCAAGCCAGCTCGATCGCAATCGATCTGAGCTCTTCATCGTTGGCCGACTCGTGTGATCGTTTGGCAAAGCTGTACTTTTCGAGCAGTGGTGCAGCCAGTTGTTCGGCGAAAGTCTCCAACATCTCCGAAGCCTTTGCATTGCCGCGCAGCATTGTCTTTAGATACCGCAGGTTCTCGTACGCCACCATCCATGGGACGTAATCGGTTTCGTCGCGGAGATAGCTCATCAGCTTCAAGGCTGCACTATAGTCTCCTCCATCACGATATGCGATGTTCAACGTGTCGTCGATCAGGCGAGCACGAGCCGCCGGTTGTATTGAACCATGATCGGTAGTCAAACGCTGGATGAGCTCGTCCAGCAGTGGTTCTTCGTACGAGATGCGGTAGTAACCGGTCGAGTGAGGATTGAATGTCACAGTTTCTCCCTCGGCAAGTGGGATACTGTACGAAACCTCCGAGATGTGCGGTGGCATCCAGAATGCGGGCAACTTCTCGTACGCCGTGTTGGATTGCGTCGAGAAGGAGATCGGAATCCACCAGGAGCTATTAAGGGGATCCTCCTGAGGTTCAGCATAGTAGCGCGACTGTGTGAAGAAGAACTCGTCTCCATCACGACGGACGGACACAATCGGGACGCCGGCCTGATTGGACCAGGAACCGAAAATTTCATGCATGGAGAAAGTCACTGGCAGCACCGCATCTTCTTTAGCGGCTTGATCGAGACTATCGAAAAGATTAGACTCTTCAACAACGCCACGGGCCTTACtgttaataaattgaaaaaaatggatGAGCTAAAGTGTGAACTACGCGTGAAGGTTATATTTTCACTTACTTTTGCTGCACATAGTAGCGTAATCCCTTCTGGAACGTACCCTCTCCGAGGGCGTAGCTCATCATGCGCAGAACGCTGGCCGATTTATCGTAGGCAATTCGGTCGAAAAGACGCGAAATTCCAGCCCGTGTGTCAATGTAGTACGTCATCGGACGAATGGTCGGCGTTCCATCGGAAGAGAAGGCATTCTGCATGGGGCCCGTAATAAACCGCTCGCGTAGTCCGTGCTCCGGGTGGCTCTACAAAAATAAGCCGCAAGAACGTAGAGAACTaggtcaaataaaaaatgaatgaaaatgctaTGGCATGTGACTTACAATAGATCCAACGTAGTACTGATAGAGCCGCGCAAACCCTTCGTTCAGCCAAAGATAGCTCCACCATTTCGGTGCCAGCAGGTTACCGAAGAACTGGTGCGTAAACTCATGACCTACAATCGTTACCACTCCGATCTGCTGTGATTGGGTTTGCGTTTCCGGGTTGAAGAATATGGACGACTCCCGGTAGGTAACGAGGCCCCAGTTCTCCATGGCGCCAGCCGCGTAGTCACCGTCCTTGATGGCAACATTGTCGATTTTCGACATGGTGTACTGTTCGCCAAAGTATTCCTCCATGGCGCGCATGAACTTAACGGAGGCCTCAACCGAGTAGGTGAGCACATTCGCCGACGTTGGCTTGGCCCAGGTTGCGACAGCAAGCTGGGGCTGCTTTAACACTTCGCGCTCGGAAATAAAGTCGGACACCAACCAGGCCACCAGATAGGTTTGCATGCGGGGGGTCGTAGCGAAAGTGGAAAGCTTTTTGCCCCCGGAGAGCAGTCTAATGCCAAGCATTGGGGCATTCGAGCGTGCATGATAGGAGTTTCCGCAGGTGATACTGATGTCGTAGGTCGTTTTTATTCCGGGCTCATCGTAGCACGGGAACGAAGTTCTGGCATCGACCGACTCGAACTGAGTCAAACCATGATACCTGCGGCAGATGGGCATGTTAACAATTTGTGTACTGTTTTCCCCAACGTTAGTTCTAGAATAGAAAAGCGACTTATCCTTACCGAGTGACACCTTGTTCGTCTACATAGGACGATCGGTAGAAGCCTGCCTGATCGTTGCGGTCGATACTGTTGGTAAAATCGATGTCCAGGGTATGGGTTCCACTGCTAGGGTACAACACTGTGCCCAAGTTGATCACCAAGAACTCTTTCTCCTCGTCAAACTCGTACCCCTTGACTGGGACTTCCAACTGAGCACTGTTTCGCACATGCAAACTGGTGATCACATTGCGCAAACTGTGCAGCACAATCTGATCGGTCGTCTCGAGCACATTGATGCGGATCTGCACCTTACCGGTGTACTCGAAAATGCCTTGGTCAATGTCCGTATCCAAGTGCAGCGTGTAGTGTGTTGGCACGGTACTGTTTGGCAGACGGAACGAATCGAAAGCACGAGCAGATGGGGCGGCACGTCCCTGCACGGCATTCGGCACGGCGGCAAACAgcgccaacagcagcagcagcgccggTGCGCCACGGCTACCTTTGCTTGTAGAAAGTTTCATCCTTTCACTCAACACAACCCTAGCGGTTGTAAGGAGGTGAGTACACTAAACGACTATATCACGGGTTCGAGCTCTACCCTCGCAGGAGGGAGTATTTATATAGTCCGGCCACTTCGGGTGTATGACAATAGGCGTTTGCGTATCTTATCAGCAAGGGGAAACAGATGTGGGCTTACAGATGATACTGGGTTTTGGGACAAACCGCTACCTGAAAACTGTATCGACAGTTGGAATTCGAAACATGCTACCTGAGAGAGGGACcattacattacatttttatgacCGGTGCCAGAGGGAAAGGCACACATCTATCAAAGCCACCCCAAAGTGTGGCACTTAAGTAGCTAATCCACAATGACAATGGAGTATAGTATTTCTTGTTATCATTGGGATTGTACGTTATGGcgcttattatttttctttttttgaatGCTCATTCAGTATTTTCAGTTATCGATTCCGGATTACTATCAGTTgtgatcaaataaaattttgatAAGCCAGATGCAGTAGTAAACAGCTACTACTAACAAGAAAATGGTCATTTAAAAGTTAAAACTCAAtacttttcactttgtttctaatcaaaattaaattgatttatacATTGATTTCGACACAGGATTTTACAGTCCCGTTCATTGAAGAGGATCATgtttacaattttcaaaacacttgAACATTTCCACAACACTTGAACTTTAGAAACTGGATATTTCACACTAGGGAGTAACTTGCGCAGGAATGAAATCTTATCTGAAAAGCTTTATAATCTAGTGCTACTAGCAGAACCACAGaagtttgaattatttttatcatgcTATAAATGCGTTCAcatgattgaaaaaaagaaatcacaaTGGCATTTCGACACACGGGTGCACTAGATAGTAATATGACGTATTGCTATCTACTTTACCCGTTAGCATAATGGCAAAGTGTGCTACATTCTTAtctattaggatgctgcattcATATATAAACTTGTGAAATAGCCGACTGTTAAAGCATTATGGAGTTTCATGGAGGATATGCCAACCTTCTATCGGGGAACctgaaacatttttgaatCTACTTGCTCAGAAAGGTTTTATATCGTTTTTCGTGagaaatttcattcatttggcATATTAATTACATTTGAACTGTATAGTTTTAGCGGTTTTGGGCCTTGTAGTAATATGTTGCACTAAATGTTCTATTTATTTGTTGTGATTGGCTTTGAATGTGTGAGTTCTGAAAATAACGAAAATCTATTATATGCAGTAATTTTTAAccttttatttgaatataGAATATTGATAAATAGAAATGATATAAATATGCATAAACAAGTGTGAGAGAAACCTGTAGCGACAGTAAAAAAGGCTGGAACATGCGTACGTTGTATTCAATACGTGCATGATGCGCCGATTCTTGCACCAGAAGCAAAAAAGCACTGACCAGAGCACGTTCTTATATGTGATTGAATTGGTTTCAATACATAAAAAACTTCTTGTTTGAATCTTCTTATTCACTGGGCCAAGATTTGACTTAATGCAGCGGTTAAGGGTTTCACGTTCCTGTCAATCCATTTGCGGTTGGCTTGCAGCTTGTAATCGATCGCCGAGACAACGGATGGGGCTGTGTTTGATACAGCAGAGCGGAATAGATCAATTTCAGACGGGTCCGTTACGTAATGGGATAGCTCCAGTAGGAATTGGGCGATCGTAGCAGGTTTGAAGTCACTGGTAGGATGAAAATAAACGTGTTATGAAATTTTGTAATAACATTTGAATACATATCATACCTCTGCCGCTGAGAGATTTCCGCGTGGAGTGTGTGTATGACACTGCTAGGAGTAACTTTCATTCCCACGATCAAATGATACAAACTTTTGCTACGCACAGATTCTTCAAGTTCAAAAAGGTATTGGACACCCTGAACATTATGTCCCGTGCAGTCTACAACTTCCTCGATGTATGTTCTCGCCGAAAGATCATTTGACTGGCTTTCCATACCACGAGACATTTTTTCTGCAATCTCGTTTCGTTCGTCGGCTCTGGCCAAGCGGAGTCCACTGCACACCAAGGCACGATCGTTGGCGTTGTAAAAGTTTTCGGCGCTCTTGCAGGATTCGCTAGCACTGCAAGCCAGCTCGATCGCAATCGATCTGAGCTCTTCATCGTTGGCCGACTCGTGTGATCGTTTGGCAAAGCTGTACTTTTCGAGCAGTGGTGCAGCCAGTTGTTCGGTGAAAGTCTGCAGCATCTCCGAAGCCTTTGCATCGCCGCGCAGCATTGTCTTAAGATACCGCAGGTTCTCGTACGCCACCACCCATGGGACGTAGTCGGTTTCGTCGCGGAGATAGCTCATCAGCTTCAGGGCCGCACTATAGTCTCCTCCATCACGATATGCGATGTTCAACGTGTCGTCGATCAGGCGAGCACGAGCTGCCGGTTGTAT encodes:
- the LOC131281366 gene encoding beta-1,4-mannosyltransferase egh-like, whose product is MLNSIMKHVLHCLLLFSIVVMFMLYSGSKDDSTFDSFDPWVSYGVLGTWILYLLRLPIILALPQTLFNLFGLVLYNAFPDQVILNGSPLYCPPICVRVVTRGDYPNLVRRNVLRNLNTCLETGLEKFHIEVITDRPIGLGRDRWIREIIVPPRYHTKTGALFKARALQYCLEDEVNVLHDEHWVVHLDEETLLTKDSVRGIINFVLDGKHPFGQGMITYANEPIVNWLTTLADSYRVSDDMGKLRLQFKLFHRPLFGWKGSYVVTQLVAEKDVSFDHGPEGSVAEDCYFAMRAFARGYTFNFIEGEMHEKSPFTLQDLLRQRKRWLQGILLVVCSSAIPLYNKFLLGINLCSWITLPLSSLNLVLATIYPIPSSKLLDMVCAFITSVTIYMYLFGMIKSFSLLRFKLRYFLLCAVGVICTIPVNFVIENIAVIWGLLGEKRTFYVVQKDIPTLITV
- the LOC131294326 gene encoding serine protease snake-like; translated protein: MRSFALLLFSLLYVFLTLHPQATVGQRAASQSNDETSHIVLLGSTRADGTREFRCGGSYLGRNIVVAGAHCATGKNQPPLDTARFGAGTNNALNLRIANHTLHYRYKPQFEYHNMAIFFLDRNPDSVNPGTFKPACVLRPHIQRGTVQLVGDGSNGRGLSLQTTDLDVVASDKCHEYYNPIPKLRFGVLLCCFCAMNPNTKECSTLHSSPLQYTVTQNGKRVPFLIGHRSIGKACGVKSPAVYTRYGSYYEWLETVTNLPLDAAGCFSRY
- the LOC131294325 gene encoding uncharacterized protein LOC131294325, coding for MAGINKSIRKPESNRRLLLAVLFGFLHVAHCRIQPAEQIFPTDINKAFMPTVRQTLNDCHLRYHKYGDYYLVYPIYGVPVRQGEFAHMAAIGWPLANGSISFDCGGSLITPRHVLTAAHCAVNDDGIPPTIVRLGVIDITARLYDPENQFAQEFGIESFKRHPEHEFRAEYHDIALVTLDRAATLTSAVLPGCLWTGSRIPFRRMEAAGFGLTRFAGERTPILLKVELSPVTNAACTQFYPAARRRRQGLIEQQMCASDPRMDTCYGDSGGPLQIKLMANNRLVPFIVGVTSFGRFCGTGTPAVYTRVSSYISWIQTETGNSYDSRACSARHLNQREIETAMIANRLGDKLFVEPEKSYMDLETVAKHRVYLGYSTANGRIQWNCGGVLINENYVLTVAHCDRFVLNKTPDYVKVGDLDIFQDHPHAQVIKIERFIKHPNYRNDAVVENDIALVKLQTNVNIQPNALPACIMNTESVELPFYEMAGLGPYNMNNFVMEDAPNSSNNTLVLTRMRADSSSCELQSSNKVMCTRNNQSLVPGTCRIEHGGPLEREIWHHDRYFSYVFGLTVAGDDCGFGSEAYYVKIASHIDWIEGIVLGERNQRAQSRSRRQIWFPQSEEDDVVQQQSCELPDARRGVCIPYSSCSKQLMGPVVSICRHSTEPIVCCPTPNTLTRPTRLSGSMAQTMGPNRPNTGYTLNSCVSYWRQYRRVPTEEYEYIPSEGRPAGADEYPHIVAIGNVQKNLWPCTGVLVSDLYVISAASCLLSIRGMRSVRLGQNSATVYGVSEIINYPSYSGRQGDPYDLLLTRLDRRVQFSSTIIPACLWVKSDMVPLKLYSLGSSSTQQGQIIVYPRSAMYNADCRSLPNVRGTIRDAENVCVENYYATDTVCPDVPGNPVEGVIEHNGTRIPLVVGLTSYTVGCPATSSPVPQTVTVLSRLAEHLTWIKGVVER